The window TAGCTTTGATGAATTTAAAAATAAATCAATAAGTTGTTTAATTTAGTTTAGAAAAAATCGAGGATTTCTTTAAAAAATTGAATTTACACACCTTTTAGACCAAATAATTTAGAATTTTATCAAATAGCGCTACTACATATAGCACCAATCAACCCAACCTATGAAAACAATTCAACTACACTCCCTTTTATGTATCTGCCTTTTACTTGGGCTCCATTCCTATTCACAAATTGAGAAAGCACCTCCAAGAGCGGAAGGAGAAGGACCTTGGTCGCAACTCATTATTCGCGGCGTTACGGTAATTGATGGTACCCTATCCCCGCCTATTGGTCCTGTGGATATTGTAGTGGAGAACAACCGCATTGCTTCTGTTAAGGTTGTCGGTTTTCCCGGAATGGCGATTGACCCAAAGGGCAGGCCCAAACTGAAAGAGGGCGGCAAGGAGCTGAATGCCGAAGGCATGTACCTACTACCGGGGTTTGTGGACACCCACGCCCATATTGGGGGGAGTTCGCAAGGTACCCCCGCTGAATATGTTTTTAAACTATGGATGGGCCACGGTATCACGACCATTTGTGATCCTGGTTCCGGAAATGGCATTGATTGGGTGCTGGACCAAAAAGAAAAAAGCAATAAAAATGAAATCACAGCGCCGCGGATTGAGGCGTATACTTGGTTCGGTAGCAGCTTGACCGGTGAACGCTCCAGAGATGATATTACAACCCCCGAAGCTGCCCGGGAATGGGTGCGCGCCAATGCCAAAAAAGGTGCCGATGGCATCAAGTTTGGAGGAGGACTGCCCGAGGTAATGACCGCAGCGTTGGATGAAAACAAAAAATTGGGCCTACGTTCCAAAACACACCATGCCCAACTGTATGTGGGCCGTTGGAACGTGCTGAACAGTGCCCGGGCTGGACTTACCTCCATGGAGCACTGGTACGGATTGCCCGAAGCTTTGTTCGACGACAGGACGGTACAAGATTATTCCCTGGATTACAACTACCAAAACGAGCAAGATCGTTTTGGGGAGGCAGGACAACTATGGGCACAGGCGGCCCAACCGTATTCTGACAAATGGAATGCCGTAATGGACGAGTTGATTTCGTTGGATTTCTCCATCTCCCCCACCATGGTGATCTACGAAGCCAATCGCGACCTGCAAAGGGCAAGGCGGGCAGAGTGGCATGAGGAATACACCCTTCCCTCCCTTTGGGAGTTCTATGCCCCAAGCCGACAGTCCCATGGTTCTTACTGGCACTATTGGGGCACGGAGCAGGAAATGGACTGGAAAGAAAATTACAGGCTTTGGATGACGTTTTTAAACGAATACAAAAATCGGGGCGGACGCATTACCGTAGGCACCGATGCCGGTTTTATCTACCAATTGTATGGGTTTGCCTACCCACGGGAAATGGAACTTTTGCGCGAAGCTGGTTTTCATCCGCTGGAAGTAATCAAGGCCGCTACCCTGAACGGTGCCGAAGCACTTGGACTGGAAGATGAAATTGGAACCATTAAAGTAGGGAAACTGGCAGATTTTGTGATTGTTGAGGAGAATCCGTTGGTCAACCTAAAGGCACTTTATGGTACAGGTGCCATCCAACTGCAAGAAGACAACACGGTGAAAAGGGTTGGTGGGGTAAAATATACCATTAAAGATGGCATTATTTACGATGCCAAAAAACTATTGGAAGATGTGAAAAAAATCGTGGAAAAGGCGAAGACCGAATCCAATTATGAAATAGTACAGCCGGGAATGAAGCCCTAAGGCAACATGCACCTAAAAAAATAGGCCGTGGACTTTCCCCACGGTCT is drawn from Flagellimonas sp. MMG031 and contains these coding sequences:
- a CDS encoding amidohydrolase family protein, encoding MKTIQLHSLLCICLLLGLHSYSQIEKAPPRAEGEGPWSQLIIRGVTVIDGTLSPPIGPVDIVVENNRIASVKVVGFPGMAIDPKGRPKLKEGGKELNAEGMYLLPGFVDTHAHIGGSSQGTPAEYVFKLWMGHGITTICDPGSGNGIDWVLDQKEKSNKNEITAPRIEAYTWFGSSLTGERSRDDITTPEAAREWVRANAKKGADGIKFGGGLPEVMTAALDENKKLGLRSKTHHAQLYVGRWNVLNSARAGLTSMEHWYGLPEALFDDRTVQDYSLDYNYQNEQDRFGEAGQLWAQAAQPYSDKWNAVMDELISLDFSISPTMVIYEANRDLQRARRAEWHEEYTLPSLWEFYAPSRQSHGSYWHYWGTEQEMDWKENYRLWMTFLNEYKNRGGRITVGTDAGFIYQLYGFAYPREMELLREAGFHPLEVIKAATLNGAEALGLEDEIGTIKVGKLADFVIVEENPLVNLKALYGTGAIQLQEDNTVKRVGGVKYTIKDGIIYDAKKLLEDVKKIVEKAKTESNYEIVQPGMKP